The genomic segment GCCTGCTGCGCGGACCAGAACGGCGCGGGCTCGGTCAGGTCGCGGGCCTCGATCACGGTGCCCTCGATGACGATGGGTGTGAAGTCGCGGCGCGGCGCGGGCGGCGCGGAGACCGGCTCGGCGATCGACGGGGGCAGTTCCTCCACCGGCTCGGCGAGCGTTTCCCACCGCACGGTCTCGCCCTCGGTGCCGTCCGGTGCGGCACCCCGCCCGTCGGCGGCGGCCGGTCCGGCGTTCGCGGTCGTAGCCGGTCCGGCGTGCGTCACGGTGCCCGGTCCCGCGTGCGCGGCCGGGCCGGCGGGCCGCCGGGGCAGCGTCTCGGTCGCGTCCTCGGCCGGACGGGTCGGCCGGAACGCCTGGGTAGCCTCCTCCGACCGGGACGTCGGCGGCGGCTCGTCCGGTTGCGCCGGGAACGCGTGGGTCGGGCCCTCGCGTACCGGCTCGTTCAACGGCCGCCGCCGTGGGAACGGCTGCCCGCCGGCGAACCGGGTCGGCGGGGTGGCCCGGTCACCGGCCCGGCGCGACGGGTCCAGCGACGACGGGCGCCGCGCCGATCGGCCACCGGACGAGGGCTCGAAGAAGGAGCGGGACGGTGGCGGCACGGAGGTCGCCGGTGACTCGTCGGGCGGCGCCGCCGGGGCGGCGGCGAAGGGGTCCGGCTCGTCCGGGCGGCGGCGCAGGTCGGTGAGCCAGCCGTCGAGGGCGTCCGTCTCGGGCTCGGCACCGGGGGCGGTCCGGCTCGGGACGTCGTTGTCCGGTGCCCGGCGGCGGGGCGGCACGGTGGGCAGCCGCCGTCCCAGGACCGAGGCGGCCCGCATCGGAACCGTGGACGGCTCCTCGCCGCCCATCAGCCGCTCGTCACGGCCCGGCACACCCGCAGCCGGCGGCACGGCCGGGGACGGCACCGCGGGCGGCGGCACGGCGGGAGGCGGCACCACGGGCGGTGGCACCGCGGCCGGGGGCACGGCCGGAGGCGGCACCGCGGGCGGCGGCACCGCGGCCGGCGGAACGACGGCAGAAGGCACCGGAGCAGGCGCGGCGGCCGGCGGGACGGGAACGGCCGGCGGGCGGGGTGCGGGCTCGGGCACCGCGTTGCGCGCCCCCCGGGTGGCGTTCTCGACCCGTTCCAGCCGTGCGCGGGCGCCCATGGTGCGGCCGGGAAGCCGGATGTCGCCCCGGGAGAGCTGGGCCACGTACCAGGCGGGCAGGTAGCCCTCGATCGGCAGGCCGGGGTTGACCGCCAGCCACCATTCGGGGTTGGGCCATCCGGCCGCCAGGTCCGGGTAGGGGACGCGACGGGTCGGCCCCGCGTTCTCCCCCAGGCTCGCGCGCAGCGCGGCGGCCGAGGTGAAGGCCAGCACGTGGGTCCGGCCCCCGGCGGTCCAGGTGCCCCACCCGGCGGACGGCCCGCTCGCGACCGGAAGCAGGAGATCGACGCGCGTCAGCACGCGGAAGTACTGCTGCTGGTCCTGCGCTCGCAGCGCGTCCCGCATCGCCACCTCGGCCTCGGTGGCCGGCTCCCATCCGGTCACGGCCACCTCTCCTTCCGCGAACAGGCCACAGGCATCGCCTACAACCTACAAGGTGGCAGCAAGATCAGGACTTCTGGCCATCGACGGGCGGCCCCGGACCGAGCGAGGCGCTAACATCCCGTTCCGGAGCCGACACGTTACGGAGGTCGTCGATGCCTCGGCCAGTCGCGTACCCCGCCGTGGCCGCCCTGGCGACGCTCCTCGTCACCGCATCGCCGGCCGCACCGGCGGCGGCCCGCGCGCCGGCCGGCTGCGCCAACCCGCCCGCGCCGGCCCGGACGGTGGCGGACCAGCCGTGGCCGCAGCAGCGGTACGCACCGGACCGGCTCACCCCGCTCGCGACCGGCGCCGGAGTGGTGGTCGCGGTGGTCGACTCCGGAGTGGACAGATCCCATCCGCAGCTCGCGGGCCGCGTACTCGACGGCGCCGACTTCCTCGACCGGGGCGGGGACGGCACCCGGGACTGCGCCGGGCACGGCACCGGGGTGGCGAGCATCATCGCCGCCGCCCCGCAGCCCGGCGTCGCGTTCCGCGGCCTCGCGCCGGACGCGCGCATCCTGCCGGTACGGGTGAGCGAACAGCAGGTGGTCGAGGGGCGGGAGTCGGGGCGTACGGTCGACGCCGCCGGATTCGCCCGCGCCATCCGCTGGGCCGTGGACCACGACGCCGACGTGCTCAACCTCTCGGTCGTGCTGTACGCGGACGACCCGGCGGTACGCGCCGCCGTCGCCTACGCGGTGCGCCGGGACGTGGTGGTCGTGGCCGCAGCCGGGAACCTGCACGACAACGGTGATCCCCGGCCCTACCCGGCGGCGTACGACGGGGTGCTCGGCGTCGGGGCGATCGGGCGGGACGGGACGCGCTCGGCGTTCTCCCAGACCGGCGCCTACGTGGACGTGGTCGCCCCCGGCAGCGAGGTGCTGATGGCGGCGCCCCGGGCGGGACACCAGCGTGCCGAGGGGACCAGCTACGCCACCCCGTTCGTGGCCGGCACCGCGGCGTTGCTGCGTCAGTACCGGCCCCGGCTGAGCGCGGACGAGGTGACCGCGCGGATCGTGGCCGCCGCCGACCCGGCACCGGGGCGGGACGCGGGCTACGGCGCGGGGGTGCTGAACCCGTACCGGGCGGTGACCGAGTCGGCCGGTGCGGCGGATGCCCGTACCCGACCGGGTGCGGTACTTCCCGCCGACCGGCCGGATCCGGCCGCGCTGGCCCGGCAGTCCCGCCGGCAGACGGCTCGGGACCGGGCGCTGCTGGCGGCGGCCGTGGCGGGCGGTGCGGTGGCGCTCGTGGCGGCACTCGCCCTGGTGCTGCCGCGCGGAGCACGCCGGCGGTGGCAGGCGGCCGCGACGGACGCTCCGAGATGACCGGCGGCCGGGCACGCCATCGCACGGCCCGGGTCAGCTGCCCGGGCCGTGCGATGCCGCTTCACTGGAACAGGTTGGCGTTGCGCTTCTCGGTGTCCAGGTAGTCGGTCGCGGAGTCCTCCACCGCGAGCTTGATGTCGCGCAGCATCGCCTGGAGGTCCTGCGAGGCGGCCCGCCACCGGGACTGCCGCACCTCGTACGCCTCGCGGGCCTCGCCGTTCCAGCCCGCCACCAGCGGGGCGGCGTCGCGTTCGAGCTGACCGAGCTGGCTCTCCAGGGTGGACAGCGCCCGTTGGATGTCGGCGCCCGCCTGTTGCAGGGCGGCGAAGTTGACGACCAGCACACCGTGCTCCATGGGTTCGATCCTTCCGGTTGTCAGAGCGGCAGCTGGATGCCGCGGTTGGTGCCCGCCACCCGGCCGGCGGCCTCGGTGTCGGAGGCGTCGTACTGGCGGCCGGCCGTGCGGATCGCGGTGGCGGTCTCGCGCAACGCTCGTTGCAGGGCGGCCTGGTCCTGTGCCCACTGCTGCTTGACCTGCGCGAACGAGCGCCCACCGGCGCCGCGCCAGGCCTGCTGCAACACCTCCAGCTCGGCCATCAGGCCGCTGAGCATGGTCTGGAGCGACTGGTCGACCTGCTCGAACTTCGCGGCGGTCTGCTGCATCACCGCGGCTTCTGCCTGGGTCTGGGACATCCCGGACGTCACCTCGTCTCCTCGGTCGTGGCTGGCCACCGAGTGACCACCGTGGACTCGTCGGGGGGTGCCCGGGGCCGGTGGAGGGGAAGCCTGGCGGCGGCGGACACGCGACTCGACGATTTCGTCGCTGACGGTAG from the Micromonospora sp. WMMA1947 genome contains:
- a CDS encoding WXG100 family type VII secretion target, whose product is MSQTQAEAAVMQQTAAKFEQVDQSLQTMLSGLMAELEVLQQAWRGAGGRSFAQVKQQWAQDQAALQRALRETATAIRTAGRQYDASDTEAAGRVAGTNRGIQLPL
- the mycP gene encoding type VII secretion-associated serine protease mycosin, which translates into the protein MPRPVAYPAVAALATLLVTASPAAPAAARAPAGCANPPAPARTVADQPWPQQRYAPDRLTPLATGAGVVVAVVDSGVDRSHPQLAGRVLDGADFLDRGGDGTRDCAGHGTGVASIIAAAPQPGVAFRGLAPDARILPVRVSEQQVVEGRESGRTVDAAGFARAIRWAVDHDADVLNLSVVLYADDPAVRAAVAYAVRRDVVVVAAAGNLHDNGDPRPYPAAYDGVLGVGAIGRDGTRSAFSQTGAYVDVVAPGSEVLMAAPRAGHQRAEGTSYATPFVAGTAALLRQYRPRLSADEVTARIVAAADPAPGRDAGYGAGVLNPYRAVTESAGAADARTRPGAVLPADRPDPAALARQSRRQTARDRALLAAAVAGGAVALVAALALVLPRGARRRWQAAATDAPR
- a CDS encoding WXG100 family type VII secretion target — encoded protein: MEHGVLVVNFAALQQAGADIQRALSTLESQLGQLERDAAPLVAGWNGEAREAYEVRQSRWRAASQDLQAMLRDIKLAVEDSATDYLDTEKRNANLFQ